The genomic interval TGAGCGGGCGATCGCGCGGCTCCGGCGATGCCGGAGGACGCCGGCGGCGCGGAGGAGGGGCCGCCTGCGCCGCCGTTCCGCTCTCGCGTCGCCCCGACGCGGGCCTGCTAGACTGCTGCTCGGCCGCAGGAGCGAGGAGGTGGGACCCGTGAACGATGATTCGACGTGGGCGCTCCGCTTCGGGGCCGCGATCGGGCGATAGTGCGCCCGGGGGTGCCCGATCACGCACTCCCGAAAGGTGCCAGCATGCACACGCTCTCCTCGCGACGATCCGATGACGGCATCGTCGAGCACGACATCGACCCGCACGGCGTTCCCGGTCTCCTCTGTGTACCGGAGTCGGCGTCCCTCCGGACGCCGGCGCCGCTCATCCTCATGGGGCATCCCGGCGGATTGCGGCATATGCGTCCGCGACTCCTCCTCCGCGCGCGGCGCGCGGCGGCGGACGGCTTCGCGACGGCGGCCCTGGAACTCCCCGGCGCCGGGGGACGTCGGCCGCTCGTCGACGTCGATCGCGCGCGACGCGAACTGCGCCGGCGCATCGAGGCCGGTGCCTCGATCGACGATGAGCTCGTCGATCGGCTCATCGCCCCGCTGGTGTCCCGGGCGGTTCCGGAATGGCGGAGCGCGCTCGACGCGGTGCTGCGCCTGCCCGAGATCGCCGACGGGCCGGTCGGCGTCTCCGGCGGCGTGACGGCGATCGGCGTCCGCATGGCCGCCGTCGATTTGCGGGTGGCGGCACTCGGTCTCTTCGCCGGCAGCTACGTGCCGCGTGCGACGCTCGCGGAGGCGCGCGGCATCACGACGC from Leucobacter allii carries:
- a CDS encoding alpha/beta hydrolase — protein: MHTLSSRRSDDGIVEHDIDPHGVPGLLCVPESASLRTPAPLILMGHPGGLRHMRPRLLLRARRAAADGFATAALELPGAGGRRPLVDVDRARRELRRRIEAGASIDDELVDRLIAPLVSRAVPEWRSALDAVLRLPEIADGPVGVSGGVTAIGVRMAAVDLRVAALGLFAGSYVPRATLAEARGITTPLHMLLQWDDAGNDRDLALELFDAFGSSEKTLQANLGGHTRVPAHAGEDAARFFQRHLARTV